The following are encoded in a window of Narcine bancroftii isolate sNarBan1 chromosome 2, sNarBan1.hap1, whole genome shotgun sequence genomic DNA:
- the LOC138754739 gene encoding early estrogen-induced gene 1 protein-like — MAFLMKKKKFKFLVTLTLEELSAVPFVTGILFCKIRLLHGGTFTDLSSREEVRQNCVRWEKKSCFMCRMTASPVTGVLEPSICRLSIRKELKGGKAFIKLGFVDLNLAEFAGAGFTARCCLLEGYDTKNTRQDNSILKVSISMQLLLGDPCFKTPPSTANPSAVVGSEGSLEADCKGDAGEEREKPPRPNSLRLHKCRSLVMGSGICEDSDSTGTPPDETGYSRRTRSSTSSFGSLHSKCSGYSSEHSRCACLSEPTRRRKFSSSSSGLSSGPNSATETEGMPRDQAFERPPRPFKPPDRMLRRKNQALESYPSWISDTRVDADDIVERIVQTQDFTDTTNSEDSGLQLFVGRDGSTLFGGVQLNNRHSVSDYMPVVIGH; from the exons ATGGCGTTTTtaatgaagaagaagaaattcAAGTTCCTGGTCACCTTGACCCTGGAGGAGCTTTCGGCAGTGCCCTTCGTGACTGGGATCCTTTTCTGCAAGATCCGCCTCCTCCACGGTGGAACCTTCACTGACCTGTCCTCCAG GGAGGAGGTGAGGCAGAACTGTGTCCGGTGGGAGAAGAAGTCCTGCTTCATGTGCAGGATGACAGCCAGTCCCGTCACTGGAGTGCTGGAGCCCAGCATCTGCCGCCTGTCCATCCGCAAG GAGCTTAAAGGTGGGAAAGCTTTCATTAAG CTGGGCTTCGTTGACCTGAACCTGGCTGAGTTTGCTGGTGCTGGCTTCACTGCTCGCTGCTGCCTCCTGGAGGGCTACGACACAAAGAACACCCGGCAGGACAACTCCATCCTCAAG gtCTCCATCAGTATGCAGTTATTGTTGGGAGATCCATGCTTCAAGAC GCCTCCGTCCACTGCCAACCCGAGCGCAGTTGTGGGGAGTGAGGGAAGTTTGGAAGCGGATTGCAAGGGCGACGCCGGAGAGGAACGGGAGAAGCCACCACGACCGAATTCCCTGAGGCTACACAAGTGTCGCTCGCTCGTCATGGGGTCAG GCATCTGTGAAGATTCGGACAGCACCGGGACCCCCCCCGATGAGACCGGGTACAGCCGACGGACGCGGAGTTCCACCTCCAGTTTCGGTAGCCTCCATTCCAAGTGCTCCG GCTACAGCTCCGAGCACTCCCGCTGCGCCTGCCTCTCGGAACCCACCAGACGGCGCAAGTTTTCGTCCAGCAGCAGCGGCCTGTCGTCAGGGCCCAACAGCGCCACCGAGACGGAGGGCATGCCTCGGGACCAGGCCTTTGAGAGGCCCCCTCGTCCCTTCAAGCCCCCCGATCGGATGCTGAG GAGGAAGAACCAAGCCCTCGAGAGTTACCCGTCGTGGATCAGCGACACCAGGGTCGACGCAGACGACATTGTGGAGAGGATTGTGCAAACCCAGGACTTCACGGACACCACCAACTCAGAGG